One Tomitella gaofuii DNA segment encodes these proteins:
- the thrS gene encoding threonine--tRNA ligase: MSSGAVNSLAAPTVRVPAGTSVGKAVHDAGLPGKGPDAIVVARDGDGQLRDLAWVPDVDVEVEAVAADTDDGRSVIRHSCAHVLAQAVQQEFPEAKLGIGPPIENGFYYDFQVAEPFTPEDLARLEKRMKKIIKGAQRFSRRVVDDLDDARAELASEPFKLELISDKSTGDMSPFDDPEVMEVGGKELTIYDNLDPRTGERVWGDLCRGPHIPTTKHIPAFTLTRSSAAYWRGDQSREDLQRVYGTAWESKERQDEYLALLAEAEKRDHRRLGAELDLFSFPDELGSGLPVFHPRGGIVRKEMEDYSRRRHIEEGYEFVSTPHITKGNLYEVSGHLDWYREGMFPAMHLDAEYNEDGTLRKPGQDYYVKPMNCPMHNLIFRSRGRSYRELPLRLFEFGSVYRYEKSGVVHGLTRVRGMTQDDAHIYCTREEMRAELARTLEFVLDLLKDYGLDDYYLELSTKDPDKYVGDDATWEEATETLREVGEASGLELVPDPGGAAFYGPKISVQVKDALGRNWQMSTIQLDFNQPERFELEYTGSDGAKHRPVMIHRALFGSIERFFGVLTEHYAGAFPAWLAPVQVMGIPVAEAFEDHLFGIASRLKKTGVRAEVDTSDDRMQKKIRTHTTQKVPFMLLAGERDVEAGAVSFRFRDGTQVNGVPVDDAVALITGWVGRRENASPTAEAMQASFEQGEGPE; encoded by the coding sequence GTGTCTTCCGGAGCCGTGAACAGCCTTGCCGCCCCGACCGTCCGGGTGCCGGCCGGGACGTCCGTCGGGAAGGCGGTCCACGATGCGGGCCTGCCGGGCAAGGGCCCCGACGCGATCGTCGTCGCGCGCGACGGCGACGGCCAGCTGCGCGACCTGGCCTGGGTGCCGGACGTCGACGTCGAGGTGGAAGCCGTCGCGGCGGACACCGACGACGGGCGCAGCGTCATCCGCCACTCGTGCGCGCACGTGCTGGCCCAGGCGGTGCAGCAGGAGTTCCCCGAAGCCAAGCTGGGCATCGGCCCGCCCATCGAGAACGGCTTCTACTACGACTTCCAGGTGGCCGAGCCGTTCACCCCGGAGGATCTCGCCCGCCTCGAGAAGCGGATGAAGAAGATCATCAAGGGGGCGCAGCGGTTCTCCCGCCGCGTCGTCGACGATCTCGACGACGCCCGGGCGGAGCTGGCGTCCGAGCCGTTCAAGCTCGAGTTGATCAGTGATAAATCGACAGGCGACATGTCGCCATTCGACGACCCGGAGGTCATGGAGGTGGGCGGCAAGGAGCTGACCATCTACGACAACCTCGACCCGCGGACGGGCGAGCGCGTGTGGGGCGACCTGTGCCGTGGCCCGCACATCCCCACCACCAAGCACATCCCGGCGTTCACGCTCACCCGCAGCTCGGCCGCCTACTGGCGCGGCGATCAGAGCCGCGAGGACCTGCAGCGGGTCTACGGCACCGCGTGGGAGTCGAAGGAGCGCCAGGACGAGTACCTGGCGCTGCTCGCCGAGGCGGAGAAGCGCGACCACCGCCGGCTGGGAGCGGAGCTGGACCTGTTCAGCTTTCCCGACGAGCTCGGGTCGGGGCTGCCGGTCTTCCACCCGCGCGGCGGGATCGTGCGCAAGGAGATGGAGGACTACTCGCGCCGCCGGCACATCGAGGAGGGCTACGAGTTCGTCAGCACCCCGCACATCACCAAGGGGAACCTGTACGAGGTGTCCGGCCACCTGGACTGGTACCGCGAGGGCATGTTCCCCGCGATGCACCTCGACGCGGAGTACAACGAGGACGGCACGCTGCGCAAGCCGGGGCAGGACTACTACGTCAAGCCCATGAACTGCCCCATGCACAACCTGATCTTCCGTTCGCGGGGCCGCTCGTACCGGGAACTGCCGCTGCGGCTGTTCGAGTTCGGGTCGGTGTACCGGTACGAGAAGTCCGGCGTGGTGCACGGGCTCACCCGCGTGCGCGGGATGACCCAGGACGACGCCCACATCTACTGCACCCGCGAGGAGATGCGCGCCGAGCTCGCCCGCACGCTCGAGTTCGTGTTGGACCTGCTCAAGGACTACGGCCTGGACGACTACTACCTGGAGCTGTCCACCAAGGATCCGGACAAGTACGTCGGCGACGACGCCACGTGGGAGGAGGCCACCGAGACCCTGCGCGAGGTGGGCGAGGCCTCCGGCCTGGAGCTGGTGCCGGACCCGGGCGGGGCCGCATTCTATGGGCCCAAGATCTCCGTGCAGGTCAAGGACGCGCTGGGACGCAACTGGCAGATGTCCACCATCCAGCTCGACTTCAACCAGCCCGAGCGCTTCGAGCTCGAGTACACCGGCTCCGACGGCGCCAAGCACCGCCCGGTGATGATCCACCGGGCGCTGTTCGGCTCCATCGAGCGCTTCTTCGGCGTGCTCACCGAGCACTACGCCGGTGCCTTCCCCGCGTGGCTCGCGCCGGTGCAGGTGATGGGCATCCCGGTGGCGGAGGCGTTCGAGGACCACCTGTTCGGGATCGCCTCGCGGCTCAAGAAGACCGGCGTGCGGGCCGAGGTGGACACCTCCGACGACCGCATGCAGAAGAAGATCCGCACGCACACCACGCAGAAGGTGCCGTTCATGCTGCTGGCCGGCGAGCGCGACGTGGAGGCGGGCGCCGTGAGCTTCCGCTTCCGCGACGGGACCCAGGTCAACGGGGTGCCGGTGGACGACGCCGTCGCGCTCATCACCGGGTGGGTCGGCAGGCGCGAGAACGCCTCGCCCACGGCGGAAGCGATGCAGGCGTCGTTCGAGCAGGGGGAGGGCCCGGAGTGA
- a CDS encoding AAA family ATPase, whose product MTAPRSPQDLAQALDTTGYLAGEGLSVAAFLALELQRPLFCEGEPGTGKTSLATALSEALGLPLIRLQCHEGIDATQALYDWDFPRQLLHLRTLEAAGDLDPEAAERSLYTRRFLLARPLLQALTEAPCVLLIDEVDRADDEFEAFLLQVLDENTVTIPEYGEVRAATPPLAVLTSNRTRDVHDALKRRCLYHWLDHPDLPQEVAILRRRIPGINAALATQVASAVQALRRMELLKPPGVAESLDWARALSALGRDALDAQSAAATLGAVLKYREDLDRVARQGLDALLAR is encoded by the coding sequence GTGACCGCCCCACGCTCGCCCCAGGACCTCGCGCAGGCCCTCGACACCACCGGGTACCTCGCCGGGGAGGGCCTGTCGGTGGCGGCGTTCCTGGCGCTGGAGCTCCAACGCCCGCTGTTCTGCGAGGGCGAGCCCGGCACCGGGAAGACCTCGCTGGCCACCGCGCTGTCCGAGGCGCTGGGGCTGCCGCTGATCCGCCTGCAATGCCACGAGGGAATCGACGCCACGCAGGCGCTCTACGACTGGGACTTTCCGCGGCAGCTGCTGCACCTGCGCACGCTCGAGGCCGCCGGCGACCTGGACCCCGAGGCCGCCGAGCGCTCGCTCTACACCCGCCGCTTCCTGCTGGCCCGGCCGCTGCTGCAGGCGCTCACCGAAGCGCCGTGCGTGCTGCTGATCGACGAGGTGGACCGCGCCGACGACGAGTTCGAGGCGTTCCTGCTGCAGGTGCTCGACGAGAATACGGTGACCATCCCGGAGTACGGCGAGGTGCGCGCGGCAACTCCCCCGTTGGCGGTGCTCACGTCCAACCGCACCCGCGACGTGCACGACGCCCTCAAGCGCCGGTGCCTCTACCACTGGCTCGACCATCCGGATCTGCCCCAGGAGGTGGCGATCCTGCGGCGGCGGATCCCCGGCATCAACGCCGCCCTCGCCACACAGGTGGCCTCCGCCGTGCAGGCGCTGCGCCGCATGGAACTGCTCAAGCCGCCGGGAGTCGCCGAGTCGCTCGACTGGGCCCGCGCACTGTCCGCCCTGGGCAGGGACGCGCTCGACGCGCAGTCCGCCGCCGCGACGCTCGGAGCGGTGCTCAAATACCGCGAGGATCTCGACCGGGTGGCCCGTCAGGGACTCGACGCCCTCCTCGCTCGCTGA
- a CDS encoding DUF664 domain-containing protein codes for MMPFLTRTVTSESDGLSTFAAQQLRQIAASLHGLSDEQIRSTPSASKMSLGALARHVLFVSSKGLLAQLDADFVPDAGAYDDADWAAGGIQPGAIRDGDTAQTLIDGLRAQADWVEEHLATADLERPVPVPDQPWFPDDLESWPLRWVALHAIEEYARHAGHADIIRESIDGKGAYELNDLSDGVAVATA; via the coding sequence ATGATGCCGTTCCTCACCCGAACCGTCACCAGCGAAAGCGACGGGCTGTCCACCTTCGCCGCCCAACAGTTGCGGCAGATCGCGGCGAGCCTGCACGGCCTGTCCGACGAGCAGATCCGCTCCACCCCGAGCGCGTCGAAGATGAGCCTGGGCGCGCTCGCCCGGCACGTGCTGTTCGTGTCGTCGAAGGGGTTGCTGGCGCAGCTCGACGCGGACTTCGTCCCCGACGCCGGCGCGTACGACGACGCGGACTGGGCGGCGGGCGGCATCCAGCCCGGCGCGATCCGTGACGGCGACACGGCGCAGACGCTCATCGACGGGCTGCGGGCCCAGGCGGACTGGGTGGAGGAGCACCTGGCCACGGCCGACCTCGAGCGGCCTGTCCCGGTGCCGGACCAGCCGTGGTTCCCCGACGATCTCGAGTCGTGGCCGCTGCGTTGGGTGGCTCTGCACGCCATCGAGGAGTACGCACGCCACGCCGGGCACGCGGACATCATCCGCGAGTCGATCGACGGCAAGGGCGCCTACGAGCTCAACGATCTGTCCGACGGCGTCGCGGTGGCCACCGCCTGA
- a CDS encoding vWA domain-containing protein, giving the protein MGCDERAADPLTGAVGFARVLRAAGVPVGTDAAGRYLRALGAVDLAERRQVYWAGRATLCRGPEDIPVYDLAFQSWFGDAPPPGAARGGRVREARIAGLSPVPRGGAGREDEADGEALRVAAGDTEILRHRDIAELTPAERAHLDRMLAGLRAGPPTRPALRRRPARTGPVDPRRTLRRTVAAGGEPVRPVHHRRARRPRRVVLLIDVSGSMRPYADALLRFAHAVTHGASGGGARTDVEVFSLGTRLTRLTRAFGSRDAETALAAAGRAVPDWAGGTRLGETLGVFLERHGRRGMARGATVVIFSDGWERGDSALLGTQVALLRRLAHAVIWVNPHAGAAGFQPVQSGMAAALPHVDRLLAGHSLATLQRLLLEVRDA; this is encoded by the coding sequence ATGGGCTGTGATGAACGGGCGGCCGACCCGCTGACGGGGGCCGTCGGCTTCGCGCGGGTTCTGCGCGCGGCCGGCGTGCCCGTGGGCACCGACGCCGCAGGGCGCTACCTGCGCGCGCTCGGCGCGGTGGACCTGGCCGAGCGGCGCCAGGTCTACTGGGCCGGCCGCGCCACGCTGTGCCGGGGCCCGGAGGACATCCCCGTCTACGACCTGGCCTTCCAGAGCTGGTTCGGCGACGCGCCGCCGCCGGGGGCGGCGCGTGGCGGGCGTGTCCGCGAGGCCCGGATCGCCGGGCTCTCGCCCGTCCCCCGTGGCGGCGCGGGCCGGGAGGACGAGGCCGACGGGGAGGCCCTGCGCGTCGCGGCCGGCGATACGGAGATCCTCCGTCACCGCGACATCGCCGAGCTCACTCCGGCCGAGCGCGCCCACCTCGACCGCATGCTCGCCGGGCTGCGTGCGGGCCCGCCGACCCGCCCCGCGCTGCGCCGACGGCCGGCGCGCACTGGACCGGTGGACCCCCGCCGCACGCTGCGGCGCACCGTAGCGGCCGGGGGCGAACCCGTCCGCCCCGTCCACCACCGGCGCGCCCGCCGCCCGCGGCGTGTGGTGCTGCTCATCGACGTCTCCGGTTCGATGCGCCCCTACGCCGACGCTCTGCTGCGCTTCGCCCACGCCGTCACGCACGGCGCGTCCGGCGGCGGCGCGCGCACCGACGTCGAGGTGTTCTCGCTGGGCACACGCCTGACCAGGCTCACCCGCGCCTTCGGATCGCGCGACGCCGAGACGGCGCTGGCCGCCGCGGGCCGCGCCGTCCCCGACTGGGCGGGCGGCACCCGTCTGGGCGAAACGCTCGGCGTGTTCCTCGAAAGACACGGGCGCCGCGGCATGGCCCGGGGCGCGACGGTGGTGATCTTCTCCGACGGGTGGGAACGCGGCGACTCCGCGCTGCTGGGCACACAGGTGGCCCTGCTCCGGCGGCTCGCGCACGCGGTCATCTGGGTCAATCCGCACGCGGGCGCCGCGGGCTTCCAGCCCGTGCAGTCCGGAATGGCGGCCGCGTTGCCGCACGTCGACCGACTCCTGGCCGGGCACAGCCTGGCCACCCTGCAGCGGCTGCTCCTGGAGGTGCGTGATGCGTGA
- a CDS encoding XdhC family protein, with translation MRDVIDELDRRYRAGESVGLGTVVGTFSSSPRDPGAAMLVAQDGTVTGSVSGGCVEGAVYELAEQAIADGAPVLQRYGVSDEDAFAVGLTCGGIIDIFVERVDERGYAELREAIDAVRGDVPLAIATVTAHPDGALVGRHMLVYDDAVTGSLGSQRRDDAVVDDARGQLDSGRSGTLHYGPDGQRRGEGLSVFVNVFRPPPRLLVFGAIDFAAAMARIGAFLGYRVTVCDARAVFATHTRFPEADEVVTDWPHRYLAAEAAAGRVDRRTVVTVLTHDPKFDVPLLEVALRLDLAYVGAMGSRRTHDDRLDRLRDAGMSEDELARMSSPIGLDLGARTPEETAVAIAAEIIQLHWGAAGARLTHSSGPIHGG, from the coding sequence ATGCGTGACGTGATCGACGAACTGGACCGGCGCTACCGTGCCGGCGAATCCGTGGGCCTGGGCACCGTGGTGGGCACCTTCAGCTCGTCGCCGCGCGACCCGGGCGCCGCCATGCTGGTGGCGCAGGACGGCACCGTCACCGGCAGCGTGTCCGGCGGGTGCGTCGAGGGCGCGGTGTATGAACTGGCCGAGCAGGCCATCGCCGACGGGGCCCCCGTGCTGCAGCGTTACGGGGTCTCGGACGAGGACGCCTTCGCCGTGGGGCTCACCTGCGGCGGCATCATCGATATCTTCGTCGAGAGGGTCGACGAGCGCGGATACGCCGAGCTGCGCGAGGCCATCGACGCGGTGCGCGGCGACGTGCCGCTGGCGATCGCCACCGTCACCGCGCACCCCGACGGAGCCTTGGTAGGGCGCCACATGCTCGTCTACGACGACGCCGTCACCGGCAGCCTGGGCTCGCAGCGCAGAGATGACGCCGTCGTCGACGACGCCCGCGGGCAGCTCGACAGCGGCCGCTCCGGCACGCTGCACTACGGCCCGGACGGCCAACGGCGCGGCGAGGGGTTGTCGGTGTTCGTCAACGTGTTCCGGCCGCCGCCGCGGCTGCTCGTGTTCGGCGCCATCGACTTCGCCGCCGCCATGGCGCGCATCGGCGCGTTCCTGGGCTACCGGGTCACCGTGTGCGACGCGCGGGCCGTGTTCGCGACGCACACCCGGTTCCCCGAGGCCGACGAGGTCGTCACCGACTGGCCGCACCGCTACCTGGCAGCCGAGGCCGCTGCCGGGCGCGTCGACCGGCGCACCGTGGTCACAGTGCTGACCCACGACCCGAAGTTCGACGTGCCCCTGCTCGAGGTGGCGCTGCGGCTGGACCTCGCCTACGTCGGGGCGATGGGGTCGCGGCGCACCCACGACGACAGGCTGGACCGCCTGCGCGACGCCGGCATGTCCGAGGACGAGCTGGCCCGGATGAGCTCGCCGATCGGCCTCGATCTCGGTGCGCGCACGCCCGAAGAGACGGCTGTGGCCATCGCCGCCGAGATCATCCAACTGCACTGGGGCGCCGCCGGCGCGCGGCTCACGCACTCGAGCGGGCCGATCCACGGCGGCTGA
- a CDS encoding MFS transporter, with amino-acid sequence MSTPPPPSKPSPSNPRPSTPNAAVRTGHGSLRRPRIAVSVAFGLQGFTLSMLLTLLPQFRDRYGLDDAAIVGVVVLASVIAGAGSLLAEALAARTDSRAALRTGFAVIIAAVLAVTVAPGLIVFITGFAVYGVGLGMVDAATNMQGVSLQHRAGRFIMSSFYAAWSVGAIGGALWVAAFSGLNLGLQATLFAGIGLVALAALAVSPRLFRPTDGAAPTKNATTTDNDAPAHPRIPLWPFLALGCAMALFYGIDFAVGNWSALFMTDVVLASSGTAALAMAAYQVAALISRLTGDLWVRRFGEIAVVRAGAAVAIAGLALVVAAQSIPMALAGFLIVGLGAPLVAPLCFGAAGRLAPGQADAVIARINLFNYAGTIIGGGIVGGVAAVSNLRVAFVLPLLFAVGLAALAPAFHPRRRTAGTAQGARTSP; translated from the coding sequence GTGAGCACCCCGCCCCCACCCTCGAAGCCCTCGCCGTCGAATCCCCGACCGTCCACTCCGAATGCGGCTGTCCGCACCGGGCACGGCAGCCTCCGGCGCCCGCGTATCGCCGTCTCGGTCGCGTTCGGGCTCCAGGGGTTCACGCTCTCGATGCTGCTCACCCTGCTGCCGCAGTTCCGCGACAGGTACGGCCTGGACGATGCCGCGATCGTCGGCGTCGTGGTGCTCGCTTCGGTCATCGCCGGCGCGGGCAGCCTGCTCGCCGAGGCGCTCGCTGCCCGCACCGACAGCCGCGCGGCACTGCGCACCGGGTTCGCCGTCATCATCGCGGCCGTGCTCGCCGTGACGGTGGCACCGGGGCTCATCGTGTTCATCACCGGATTCGCCGTCTACGGCGTCGGCCTGGGCATGGTGGATGCCGCGACGAACATGCAGGGCGTGTCCCTCCAGCACCGCGCGGGACGGTTCATCATGTCGTCGTTCTATGCGGCCTGGAGCGTGGGCGCTATCGGCGGCGCCCTGTGGGTGGCAGCGTTCTCCGGCCTGAACCTGGGGCTGCAGGCCACGCTCTTCGCGGGCATCGGACTCGTCGCGCTCGCCGCGTTGGCCGTGTCGCCGCGGCTGTTCCGGCCCACCGACGGAGCGGCGCCGACGAAGAACGCCACCACGACGGACAATGACGCCCCGGCGCATCCGCGCATCCCCTTGTGGCCGTTCCTCGCGCTCGGTTGCGCGATGGCGCTGTTCTACGGGATCGACTTCGCCGTCGGCAACTGGTCCGCACTGTTCATGACCGACGTGGTCCTCGCCAGTTCCGGCACCGCCGCGCTCGCGATGGCCGCGTACCAGGTGGCCGCGTTGATCTCACGGCTCACGGGCGACCTGTGGGTGCGCCGGTTCGGCGAGATCGCCGTGGTGCGGGCCGGCGCCGCGGTGGCGATCGCCGGGCTGGCGCTCGTGGTGGCCGCACAGTCGATTCCCATGGCTCTCGCGGGCTTCCTCATCGTCGGCCTGGGCGCTCCGCTGGTGGCGCCGCTGTGCTTCGGCGCGGCGGGCCGGTTGGCCCCCGGACAGGCGGATGCCGTCATCGCCCGCATCAACCTGTTCAACTATGCGGGCACGATCATCGGCGGCGGCATCGTCGGCGGCGTGGCGGCGGTCAGCAACCTGCGGGTGGCCTTCGTGCTGCCGTTGCTGTTCGCCGTCGGACTCGCCGCGCTCGCCCCCGCGTTCCATCCGCGCCGCCGCACCGCCGGCACGGCGCAGGGCGCACGGACATCGCCATGA
- a CDS encoding (2Fe-2S)-binding protein, with product MRISVVVDGTRYSDDVEPRTLLVHYLRERIGKVGTVSGCDTSNCGACTVHLDGRSVKSCSVLAVQADGHEVTTIEGLAQDGALHPVQEAFHSHHALQCGYCTPGMIMQSVDLLGENPDPDEQQIREGLEGNLCRCTGYQNIVRAVQDAAVRMREGSAAQTGGAR from the coding sequence ATGCGCATCTCTGTTGTGGTCGACGGCACCAGATACTCCGACGATGTGGAGCCGCGGACCCTGTTGGTGCACTATCTGCGCGAGCGGATCGGCAAGGTCGGCACCGTGTCCGGCTGCGACACCAGCAATTGCGGCGCCTGCACGGTGCATCTGGACGGGCGCAGCGTCAAATCCTGCTCGGTGCTGGCGGTCCAGGCCGACGGGCACGAGGTGACCACCATCGAGGGGCTGGCGCAGGACGGAGCGCTGCACCCGGTGCAGGAGGCATTCCACTCGCACCATGCGCTGCAGTGCGGGTACTGCACGCCGGGGATGATCATGCAGTCCGTGGACCTGCTCGGCGAGAACCCCGATCCTGACGAGCAGCAGATCCGCGAGGGCCTCGAGGGCAACCTGTGCCGCTGCACCGGCTACCAGAACATCGTCCGGGCCGTGCAGGATGCGGCGGTCCGCATGCGTGAGGGTTCCGCCGCACAGACCGGAGGTGCCCGATGA
- a CDS encoding helix-turn-helix transcriptional regulator produces the protein MTDTAARLLRLLGLLQARPYWSGAELARRLEVTDRSVRRDIDRLRGLGYPVESAHGRGGGYRLASGSAMPPLVFDDASAVAVAVGLRLAAGTGIDGLGEDSLRALTVLDQVMPARLRPVVSALSGSTSVLPRGPETVRSEVLLGFARGARAKVRVRFTYQDRTGTETERDVEPYHVVSLHQRWYLMAFDTGRGDWRTFRLDRVSADSLYTTTFGFTPRPAPDPDEYIRKSVTGGADEVVARIRVGLPADAVRRVVPTHAGTVHDDGPEQCLLTTHTRDLPWLAFQLSAFAAPVEVLEPESLRETMRTMAVRLSAAAEAG, from the coding sequence ATGACCGACACCGCCGCCCGCCTGCTCCGGCTCCTGGGTCTGCTCCAGGCGCGTCCGTACTGGTCCGGGGCCGAGCTGGCGCGCCGCCTGGAGGTCACCGACCGCTCGGTGCGCCGCGACATCGACCGGCTCCGGGGACTCGGCTACCCCGTCGAGTCCGCGCACGGGCGCGGGGGCGGCTACCGACTGGCCTCCGGGAGCGCCATGCCGCCGTTGGTGTTCGACGACGCCAGCGCCGTCGCGGTCGCGGTGGGCCTGCGGCTGGCCGCAGGCACGGGCATCGACGGGCTCGGCGAGGACTCTCTGCGCGCGCTCACCGTGCTCGACCAGGTGATGCCCGCCCGGCTGCGCCCCGTCGTCTCGGCCCTGTCCGGATCCACCTCGGTGCTCCCCCGCGGCCCGGAGACGGTGCGCTCCGAGGTCCTCCTCGGCTTCGCACGCGGCGCACGGGCCAAGGTTCGCGTGCGGTTCACCTATCAGGACCGCACGGGCACGGAGACCGAACGCGACGTGGAGCCGTACCACGTGGTGTCGCTGCACCAGCGTTGGTACCTCATGGCCTTCGACACCGGGCGCGGCGACTGGCGGACGTTCCGCCTCGACCGTGTCTCCGCAGATTCGCTGTACACGACCACCTTCGGCTTCACACCGCGCCCGGCCCCCGACCCCGACGAGTACATCCGGAAATCGGTCACCGGAGGCGCCGACGAAGTGGTGGCGCGGATACGGGTGGGGCTGCCCGCCGACGCGGTACGTCGGGTGGTCCCGACGCATGCCGGCACCGTCCACGACGACGGGCCGGAGCAGTGCCTGCTGACCACGCACACCCGCGACCTGCCCTGGCTCGCGTTCCAGCTCTCCGCGTTCGCGGCACCCGTCGAGGTGCTCGAACCGGAATCACTGCGGGAGACGATGCGCACCATGGCCGTGCGGCTCAGCGCGGCGGCGGAGGCGGGGTGA
- a CDS encoding nucleotidyltransferase family protein, producing MNPVAGVLLAAGRGRRFGRPKALVRLDGEPLVARAARTLAQGGCAPVVVVLGAAADEASALVPPDARTVIAADWAAGLAASLRAGLRALPTGAGASTAALLHLADLPDVGPDVVARLLESAQHAPDPSGVLARATYGGRPGHPVLVGRRHWADLTASVTGDRGAGPWLRRRSDVRLVACDDLATGDDADTTDALRRHGRVT from the coding sequence ATGAACCCCGTCGCCGGTGTGCTGCTCGCGGCCGGGCGGGGCCGCCGTTTCGGGCGGCCCAAGGCGCTCGTCAGACTCGACGGCGAGCCGCTGGTGGCACGCGCCGCCCGCACCCTCGCGCAGGGCGGTTGCGCCCCCGTCGTCGTGGTGCTCGGGGCCGCGGCGGACGAGGCGTCCGCCCTGGTGCCGCCGGACGCGCGCACGGTGATCGCGGCGGACTGGGCGGCGGGCCTCGCCGCGTCGCTGCGCGCCGGCCTCCGCGCCCTCCCCACGGGCGCCGGTGCTTCCACTGCGGCGCTCCTGCACCTCGCCGACCTGCCGGACGTGGGGCCGGACGTCGTCGCACGCCTGCTCGAATCCGCACAACACGCACCCGACCCGTCCGGCGTGCTGGCGCGCGCGACCTACGGCGGCCGGCCCGGCCACCCCGTCCTCGTCGGCCGTCGGCACTGGGCGGACCTGACCGCGTCCGTCACCGGCGACCGCGGCGCCGGCCCGTGGCTGCGCCGCCGCAGCGACGTGCGCCTCGTCGCGTGCGACGACCTCGCGACGGGCGACGATGCCGACACGACCGATGCGCTGCGGCGCCACGGCCGGGTCACCTAG